The stretch of DNA CATTCCGTACGTTTCGGCGCGTGTGCAAGAAAACGGGCCGACCTGTTCAGGAAGGCGTACATCTGATCCGTGCTCACACATCACAAATCCATGTGGTGCAAGCAGATTATGCTCCGCAATAAACAGCAGCATGGCTTCAAGCTTTTGCTTTTTATAAGGCGGATCAAGAAAAATACCATCGAATACTAATTCGCGCTTTACAATGGCTTTTAATGCCCGCTCCGCTTCATTTCGATATACTTCTGAGCACTCTGTAAATCCAGCGTTCCGTATATTTTCTTTTACCGTTTGAATCGCTTTCATATCGCGATCAACAAAAATCATTCGATCCATTCCCCGGCTGAGCGCTTCAATTCCGAGCCCTCCTGAGCCTGCAAATAAATCTAATCCAGTGCCGCCTTCAAAATAAGGACCGACCATATTGAAAATGGACTCCTTTACTTTATCTGTCGTAGGGCGCGTGTCTTTTCCCGGCACAGCTTTTAAAGGCAGCCCCTTTTTTTCACCTGAAATGATTCTCATATTTTAACCTGCCATTCGTTTTTCTTCATTCATGGTATCATAAACGTATAAATGAAATCTATAGGGTGAAAAAGAAACCCCGCCTTTGGCGCGAGGTTTCTACAGTCCATAAGATGTCAGCTCAATGGCTTCATTGGATTCTTTTACTTCAAAGAGAAACACTTTTTGAAACCAAATTTTATCTATATACGTTATACCGTCGATTTGGTCAAGAGCACGTTCATACAAAAGATGCGGATGGTTATTTACATATACCTGGTTTCGAGCTGCATCGAACCGGTATACGTCCACTCCTTTTTTCATCCTCCACTGCTGCGGCGATACTTTTTGAACAGAAAACCCGAGAGCTTTAGCTGCGTCTTCAAGCGGAATATACAGCAGGCCATTTTTTGTTTTAACATGAAAAGATACTGGCTGATCCTCTACGGTAACAAGCCGTCCATCAAAAAAAACAAGAGGCAGAGACGGAGGGCGGCTGCTTTTGTTTTCTTTAAAAAAGTTTGTCTGCGCACCTTTTACTGCTGACAGCACCTGGTCAAGCTTAACGGCATTTACTTCTTTGCCTTTAAGCTGCAAAAGTGCTTCTTCCCATTTCTTTTCTTCTTGTTCAGTCAGTATGTCCGTAACTTGCTCCTTCATCTCGGCGGCTTTCATATACATCGGTTTTGCGTTATATAAAGACACAGCAAGGAATGACGCCATCCATTGTTCATCTGCCGGAAAAATAAAGTGTTTTTTAACATACGTATACACCGCATTTGTGTGGATGGTGTTTAAATCACTTTGCTGCCGGATAAACAGTAATCCGTCGAGCTGCTGTGGTTTAATATCAGAAGAGATCACAACGGTCTGCCTTGGAAGGTCTTCTGTAGAAAATGGCATGTCCATTAACCCTGACGGAAGCTGCACGGTGTCTCGTGCAAAAATGGCCCCTCCTGAAAATTGGGTTTCTTTTAAACGTTCTTTTTGCCAGAAAAGCGGCGGCCTTTCTGCTTCCCCTTCAAAGGAATAAAAATCAATTTCTGAAAGCTGCTTGGCGGCTTTTTGCTCAATAGAGGATATCCATTGTCCACCTCTTTTTGTATGGTCCGTTATGAGCAGCGTTGTTTTGGCTGGTGTCATTTCTTCAAACGCTGCCTGCCAATTGTTCAATAAAAAAGAACGCGGAGAAAGCGAAGCCGGAATCGTGTATTGAATCGAGACATTTTCGCCTTTTACCGTAATGGTTCCCGACTGACTGCTCGTTATGCACGTATCTCCTTTTGAACAGGATACTTCTTCTGCATCGGCAGGCAGCCTCATTGTTA from Domibacillus sp. DTU_2020_1001157_1_SI_ALB_TIR_016 encodes:
- the rsmD gene encoding 16S rRNA (guanine(966)-N(2))-methyltransferase RsmD, translated to MRIISGEKKGLPLKAVPGKDTRPTTDKVKESIFNMVGPYFEGGTGLDLFAGSGGLGIEALSRGMDRMIFVDRDMKAIQTVKENIRNAGFTECSEVYRNEAERALKAIVKRELVFDGIFLDPPYKKQKLEAMLLFIAEHNLLAPHGFVMCEHGSDVRLPEQVGPFSCTRAETYGMISVSIYKAADEEERS